Proteins encoded in a region of the Prinia subflava isolate CZ2003 ecotype Zambia chromosome 24, Cam_Psub_1.2, whole genome shotgun sequence genome:
- the RLF gene encoding zinc finger protein Rlf isoform X3 yields the protein MRIKHLMKSNCIPQATFLSKLCADSPEIANVSSFRQAYITCVCSMLPNEDSIKEIAKVDCKEVLDIICNLESEGQENTAFILCTTYLTHQLQTANVYCSWELTLFWSKLQRRIDPSLDSFLERCRQFGIIAKTLQHLFFLIRVIQSEAEEAGLAVSVLLCVRALQIRSNGSDEMKTSVCKTIACLLPEDLEVRRACQLTEFLLEPTLSGFNALEELYMQPDQKFDEENALVPNSLRCELLLALKAYWPFDPEFWDWKTLKRHCLKLLGKAASDSEDDVGCHMSLNETDMLETFFSDYDETKEHKYYDGKDTMSHPKEKSRVKKPIGSSERYQRWLQYKFFCVLCKRECIEARILHHSKMHMEDGIYTCPVCTKKFKRKEFFVPHVMEHVKMPPSRTHRPKKKIILKKERSPQKAPAPSSPPPAFPERSHQAQLPESFDDDTQEYVTFSQLENCQLQDRDIYPCPGTDCSRVFKQFKYLSVHLKAEHQNNDENAKHYLDMKNRREKCAFCRRHFMTSFHLREHERVHCGPQPYMCVSMDCYARFGSVNELLNHKQTHDDLRYKCELNGCNIVFSDLGQLYHHEAQHFRDASYTCNYFGCKKFYYSKTEFQNHLAAHDIQVSNGEGKQRLNLEGLVSEEKSGYLPESQLLEQSENSSLNDNLDPSGSQEIPQVKEESLSDSEDLNSESNCSLHCGKHRADAAVSQGQTSPRLLPTVAHNQSVPGFVMSQEGVFHPADMKQQCSNVAVCFDEKNLSCGFEGCCSIHKNSRSMQRHLRRAHPYNFKGKRNMEMKTKYFLDLLSDAQDSKSPTDMSPELGHNSDTNADSPESLCCAVDAKGSSDLREETYPSSPETSFYDSSKEQDIEDTMWELMLGLKHLSLKNSNIQNSRQKSFLGYSSRDSKCSESADETTSKYHLQDQEDNLPSQYLTQLAAKPFFCECHGCTCEFVTREALLMHYVRKHNYSKEMVLQLNMFQHRYSPFKCHICQRSFTRKTHLRIHYRNKHQLGCEGVAHKVCPSDKFDHVGLCTEDMHKNSSSANSVGFPGHSDSEQLCHPKKDDCSSETDVESNEEADNDVTRRTSNITSLDSHREELEARQGRGSKRTVAKGNLCYILHKYHKPFHCIHKSCNSAFTNQKGLIRHYRTVHQYNKEQLCLEKDKARTKRELVKCKKIFACKHKDCGKRFLCSKALAKHCSDFHNEILEDQKLLSEAESARFACNQAHCHAVFYTFNKLKQHLIEEHANEEKLNKDFEIHCDLNGCNRIFTNYSHYSQHVYFRHSEYYDSLFGNQKEEEDNEDKDKNEQNYLKDGFGTSKQNGKKLKAKRINKSRERHLLSFKTKEEALQMCKEKSNQTQYPCMVQGCLSVVKLESSIVRHYKRTHQMTNMYIEQRLQKLVLCVKCGIMIEKQSCSDTASDLDKKDVEVNEDKSADAEPVQESEKPLAPNPACDAADVGDEDQKQCPPSSVNCDASAFVYSGTLKYNHSSKDTCLEEPSTRETRETNVCKTEDLSENSERENSSSFSSLQLEVPTEKDPEGCQHSAVNQNAKRNVLCATKDKFQKPPMSKPFDLKTYKPMGFESSFLKFIQESEGKDDDDDDDDDCDEVVEWESPEQLPVDETLQKEGDSEGDTAVNNFVSDENVIITPNNAGQLTEIQPLLSEPSSAPSLENLRAILDKALMDCGDLALKQLHYLRPVVVLERSKFSTPLIDLFPTKKADELCVGST from the exons atTGCAAAGGTGGATTGCAAAGAGGTACTAGATATCATATGTAATCTGGAGTCTGAGGGACaagaaaatactgcatttattCTTTGTACAACATACCTTACCCATCAGCTTCAAACAGCAAATGTGTATTGCTCTTG GGAACTGACACTTTTCTGGAGCAAACTGCAGAGAAGAATAGATCCTTCCTTAGACTCCTTTTTGGAGAGATGTCGTCAGTTTGGCATCATTGCCAAGACACTACAGCACCTATTTTTCTTGATAAGAGTCATACAATCTGAA gcagaggaagcagggcttgctgtgtctgtgttgttGTGTGTGAGAGCTCTCCAGATCAGGTCCAACGGAAGCGATGAAATGAAGACGTCAGTGTGTAAAACAATTGCATGCCTTTTACCAGAAGACCTTGAAGTGAGAAGAGCCTGTCAACTCACAGAATTCCTACTCGAGCCAACTTTGAGTGGATTTAATGCGCTGGAAGAGCTCTATATGCAGCCAGACCAAAAATTTGATGAAGAAAATGCACTGGTTCCAAATTCACTCCGCTGTGAACTGCTGTTAGCTTTGAAAGCATATTGGCCATTTGATCCTGAATTTTGGGACTGGAAGACTTTAAAGAGGCATTGTCTGAAACTACTGGGGAAGGCAGCTTCTGATTCTGAGGATGATGTGGGTTGTCATATGTCCCTCAATGAAACCGACATGTTAGAAACTTTCTTTAGTGACTATGATGAGACAAAAGAGCACAAATACTATGATGGGAAAGACACAATGAGCCACCCTAAGGAAAAATCAAGAGTAAAAAAACCAATTGGTTCTTCAGAAAGATACCAGAGATGGCTCCAATACAAGTTTTTTTGTGTGCTCTGCAAAAGGGAGTGTATAGAGGCCAGAATACTGCATCATTCTAAGATGCACATGGAAGATGGTATTTATACGTGTCCTGTTTGCACAAAAAAGTTCAAGAGAAAGGAGTTTTTTGTACCACATGTAATGGAACATGTTAAAATGCCACCTAGTAGAACACACAGAcctaagaagaaaataattctgaaaaaagaGAGATCACCACAAAAGgcaccagctcccagcagcccGCCCCCAGCGTTTCCAGAAAGGTCacaccaggcacagctccccGAAAGCTTTGACGATGACACACAGGAATATGTCACATTCAGCCAACTGGAAAATTGCCAGCTGCAAGACAGGGACATCTACCCCTGTCCTGGGACAGATTGTTCTAGAGTCTTTAAGCAGTTCAAGTACCTAAGCGTGCACCTGAAAGCTGAACACCAGAACAACGACGAGAACGCGAAACACTACCTGGACATGAAGAACAGGAGGGAGAAGTGCGCGTTCTGCCGCCGGCACTTCATGACCTCCTTCCACCTGCGCGAGCACGAGCGCGTGCACTGCGGGCCCCAGCCCTACATGTGCGTGTCCATGGACTGCTACGCCAGGTTTGGCTCCGTCAACGAGCTCCtcaaccacaaacaaacacacgACGATCTGAGGTATAAGTGTGAGCTCAATGGCTGCAATATTGTTTTCAGTGACTTGGGGCAGCTTTACCATCACGAGGCGCAGCACTTCAGGGATGCGTCGTACACCTGCAACTACTTCGGTTGCAAAAAGTTTTATTATtcaaaaactgaatttcagaatCACCTTGCAGCACATGATATCCAAGTGTCAAATGGGGAAGGGAAGCAAAGGCTGAACCTTGAAGGGTtggtttcagaagaaaaatccGGTTATCTTCCAGAGTCTCAGCTGCTTGAACAATCTGAAAATTCCAGTCTGAACGATAACTTGGATCCCTCAGGCTCTCAGGAAATTCCACAGGTGAAGGAGGAATCTCTGTCTGACAGTGAAGATCTCAACAGTGAAAGTAATTGCAGCCTGCACTGTGGGAAGCAcagggcagatgctgcagtaaGCCAAGGTCAGACATCTCCACGGCTGCTTCCAACAGTGGCTCACAACCAGTCAGTTCCAGGTTTTGTCATGTCCCAGGAAGGAGTCTTCCATCCAGCAGATATGAAACAACAGTGTTCCAATGTGGCAGTTTGCTTtgatgaaaaaaacctttcctgTGGTTTTGAAGGCTGCTGTTCCATCCACAAAAATTCCAGAAGTATGCAAAGACACCTTCGAAGGGCCCATCCATACAACTTTAAAGGTAAAAGAAATATGGAAATGAAAACTAAATACTTTCTTGATCTGTTGAGTGATGCTCAGGACAGTAAATCCCCTACAGACATGAGTCCAGAGTTGGGTCATAATTCCGATACAAATGCTGACTCTCCAGAAAGCTTGTGTTGTGCTGTAGATGCTAAAGGAAGCAGTGACCTGAGGGAAGAAACTTACCCTTCTTCCCCAGAAACATCTTTTTATGACAGTTCTAAAGAACAAGATATTGAAGATACCATGTGGGAATTAATGTTAGGCTTGAAACATCTAAGCTTAAAAAATTCTAACATTCAGAATTCAAGACAAAAATCTTTTCTGGGCTATTCATCTAGAGATTCCAAGTGCTCTGAGTCAGCTGATGAAACTACCTCAAAATATCACCTTCAAGATCAAGAAGATAATTTACCCAGCCAGTACCTTACTCAACTGGCAGCTAAACCGTTTTTCTGTGAATGCCACGGATGTACATGTGAGTTTGTGACCAGAGAAGCTCTCTTAATGCATTATGTTAGAAAGCATAACTATTCCAAGGAAATGGTTCTTCAGCTAAATATGTTCCAGCATCGGTATTCACCATTTAAGTGTCATATTTGCCAAAGATCatttacaagaaaaacacatctcCGAATTCACTACAGAAACAAACATCAGCTTGGCTGTGAGGGGGTGGCTCACAAGGTGTGTCCCAGTGACAAATTTGATCATGTAGGTTTATGTACAGAGGACATGCATAAGAACAGCTCTTCTGCAAACAGCGTTGGGTTCCCTGGGCATTCGGACTCTGAGCAGCTGTGTCACCCTAAAAAGGACGACTGCAGTTCTGAGACTGATGTGGAGTCCAATGAAGAGGCTGACAATGATGTAACAAGAAGAACATCTAACATCACTTCTCTGGACAGTCACAGAGAAGAACTGGAAGCAAGACAGGGAAGAGGAAGCAAAAGAACAGTTGCTAAAGGGAACTTATGTTACATATTGCATAAGTACCACAAACCATTTCATTGTATACATAAAAGCTGCAACTCAGCGTTCACAAACCAGAAAGGTTTGATTCGCCATTACAGAACTGTTCACCAGTATAataaggagcagctctgcttagaaaaagacaaagcaagAACAAAAAGGGAACTTgtcaaatgtaaaaaaatatttgcatgcaAACACAAAGACTGTGGTAAGCGTTTTCTGTGTTCTAAAGCTCTTGCTAAGCATTGTAGTGACTTCCACAATGAAATCCTAGAGGATCAAAAACTGCTTTCTGAAGCTGAGTCTGCCAGATTTGCTTGTAACCAAGCCCACTGCCATGCTGTGTTTTATACATTTAATAAGCTTAAACAGCACCTAATAGAAGAACATGccaatgaagaaaaattaaacaaagatTTTGAAATCCATTGTGACCTTAATGGCTGCAATCGAATTTTCACAAATTACAGTCACTATTCTCAGCATGTATATTTTAGACACAGTGAATATTATGATAGTCTCTTTGGAAAtcagaaagaggaggaagataatgaagataaagataaaaatgagcaaaattatttgaaagatGGCTTTGGCACAAGCAAGCAGAAtgggaagaaattaaaagcgaaaagaattaacaaaagcagagaaaggcaTTTGCTGAGTTTCAAAACAAAAGAGGAAGCCCTACAAATGTGCAAAGAGAAGTCTAACCAGACGCAGTACCCCTGCATGGTCCAGGGCTGCCTGTCTGTTGTCAAACTGGAGAGCAGCATCGTGAGGCACTATAAGCGCACACACCAGATGACCAACATGTACATCGAGCAGCGCCTGCAGAAACTCGTTCTTTGTGTCAAATGTGGCATCATGATTGAGAAGCAGTCTTgctctgacacagcttcagACTTGGATAAAAAAGACGTAGAAGTTAACGAGGATAAATCAGCTGATGCTGAGCCCGTGCAGGAAAGTGAGAAACCCCTTGCTCCAAACCCTGCCTGTGATGCTGCGGATGTGGGTGATGAAGACCAAAAACAATGTCCACCGAGCAGTGTGAATTGTGATGCCAGTGCCTTTGTGTACTCAGGCACTTTAAAATACAACCACAGTTCAAAGGACACCTGTTTAGAAGAGCCTAGCACCAGGGAGACCAGGGAGACAAATGTGTGTAAAACTGAGGATCTTTCtgaaaacagtgaaagagaGAATAGCTCTTCTTTCTCTAGTTTACAGTTAGAGGTGCCAACAGAGAAAGACCCAGAAGGATGTCAGCATAGTGCAGTTAATCAGAATGCAAAAAGAAATGTACTTTGTGCTACAAAAGACAAATTTCAAAAGCCTCCTATGTCCAAACCATTTGATTTAAAGACATATAAACCAATGGGATTCGagtcttcatttttaaaatttattcaggAAAGTGAGGgaaaagatgatgatgatgacgatgatgaCGATTGTGATGAGGTAGTAGAATGGGAGTCTCCTGAGCAGTTACCAGTAGATGAAACATTGCAAAAAGAGGGGGACAGTGAAGGGGATACAGCAGTAAACAACTTTGTAAGTGATGAAAATGTAATCATTACCCCCAATAATGCTGGGCAGCTAACAGAGATCCAGCCCTTGCTGTCAGAGCCCTCATCTGCCCCTTCTTTAGAAAACCTGAGGGCAATCTTGGACAAGGCCCTAATGGACTGTGGAGACCTTGCCTTAAAACAGCTGCATTACTTACGACCGGTAGTTGTTCTGGAAAGATCCAAGTTTTCCACACCTCTCATAGATTTATTTCCAACAAAAAAGGCAGATGAGCTCTGTGTAGGAAGTACATAA